The DNA region GTCATACCGTTCACCCCTGGGAAGGCTTTCCAGGTTTTTATGCCCTATATGGTTTTGTGGCTTGTGTGTTGCTAGTTTTTATTTCTAAGGAAATGCGCAAGGTACTCATGAGGGATGAAGATTATTATGAAATGAAGGAAAAGAAAGATGATGTGGATAAGTAATTTACCACCCTTCATTCCTTTTTTTATTGCCGCGATATTGGTGCTGGTTACGCGTGGTCAGGTACGTAATATAATTCTACTTGCAACACCGGTTTTGGGTGGTTTACATTTATGGTTAGATGTACAACCGTTTGTTCCAATGCAGGCAAGTGATACCTTAGTCAAAGCAACTGCATTATCATATCCATTAACCGTATTTACGTATCAACTTGAGTTTATGCGAGTTGATAAGTTGAGTTTGTTATTTGGTTATTTATTTCATATTGCCAGCTTTATTGCCATCGTGTATGCCTTACATGTGCGGGATACCACGCAACAGGTGGCAGGGTTACTTTATGCAGGCAGTGCGCTAGGGGCAGTGTTTGCAGGGGATTTAATAAGTTTATTTATTTTTTGGGAATGCCTGGCATTAAGTTCAGTATTCTTGATTTGGGCTAACCGTACTGACCGTGCCATTCAGTCGGGCATGCGTTATTTGATATTTCAGGTAGCCTCTGGTGTGTTATTACTAGCGGGTGCTTTGGTCTATTACAATGAACATGCTTCATTGGCTTTTGATTATATTGGGCTTAATGGTATCGGCAGTTGGTTAATATTTTTAGCATTTGGTATTAAGTGTGCGTTTCCTTTTTTACACAATTGGTTAACAGACGCTTACCCTGAAGCGACCGCTAGTGGGACAGTCTTTTTATCTGCATTTTCGACTAAGCTTGCGGTATATGCTTTAGCACGTGGGTATCCTGGAACAGAGCTTCTGATTTATATCGGTGCTGTAATGGCCTGTTTCCCAATCTTCTATGCGGTCGTTGAAAATGATCTCAGGCGTGTTCTAGCGTACAGTATGATTAACCAGTTGGGTTTTATGGTGGTAGGTGTTGGTATTGGCACTGCTCTAGCGCTAAATGGCACAGTTGCACATGCCTTCGCACATATCATTTATAAATCACTGTTGTTTATGTCAATGGGTGCAGTCATGTATCGTGTTGCTAACATTAGAGGCTCAGATCTTGGCGGCTTGTATAAGAGCATGCCCTGGACAGCAACATTTTGTATTATTGGCGCCGCCTCAATTTCTGCTTTTCCCTTATTTAGTGGTTTTATTGCAAAATCATTAATCATGGTTGCTGTGCTGAAAGAAGGGCATGAAGTAGTTTGGTTGATGTTATTGTTTGCAGCGGCGGGTGTATTCCATCACGCGGGTATTAAGGTACCGTACTTTGCTTTTTTTCATCATGATTCGGGAATTAGGGTTAAAGAGGCGCCGATTAACATGTTAATTGCAATGGGCGTTGCGGCTTTCTTATGTATATTTATTGGTACACAGCCACAATACCTTTATGCGTTATTGCCATGGAAATTTGATTATTGGCCGTATGATTTGACACATGTATTGACCCAGTTACAGTTACTCTTTTTCTCTGCGTTAGCCTTTGTTTGGTTAAACAAAAAAGGCTTGTACCCACCTGAGCTACGCTCGGTTAATATTGATGTTGAGTGGACGTATAGAAAACTATTACCTGCAACAGCAAAGGCGAGTTATAAATTATTGGATCAGCTTAACCGTGTTGTAGTAGCCACTCTTCGTCAAAGTTGGGAAGGTGCTCAATCGGCTTTTCAAGCCAGTCGTTTATCTCAATATCATTTAGCGAGTAGCTGGCCAACCGGAAGTATGGTGTTGTGGATTGGCGTTATTTTAGGTGGATACCTATTAGCTGATATTTATTTTAAATAATAGCTAATAGGCTTATAACAAGAACTTAAAGTCTTTTCGCTATTGGCATAGGGTATTAACCGACAGTAGAAAACCTTCTCTGTACTCTAATTGTTTTGTTTTTTCCCAGCAGTTTTGACTTGCGTCACATCGTGAGCACAACAGGCCAAGGTTCCGTATTATAAAAATAATAACGTAGATGAGTGTTCACTCATTTCGTTAATAAATAGGGCTGTTTGTTATACGCTGGCCCATTTTTTTACGCCTACCGTATCTAATAATTACCTAAATATATCGTTTAAGACGCTTTATAAAACACAGATTTAAAAGTGGAAGACTGTATATAAGGCACATTTATGGTGCGCTGCATGATGAAAGTTGCGCATATATAGTGCAGTAGAGTATATGGATTCTTAAATTTGAAAATAAATTTATTTAGACATTTATTATTCGAGTTAAGTATAAAAATATTTATTTTTAATAGATTGATTCTAAAGTCTTTTTTAATAAGAAGGTGTTAAAAAAAATAGGGTGGCATTGTAGTTGCTTTAAGTAAACTTAAAGTGCGACGAGGTAGAACTAATTTTACGGCACTAGAGGTTGGTAATCATTATTTAGACTATTTATAAAGGAGTTTGCAATGACACGTAATGAGGTAACTGAATTAATTATCTTACAAAAATCTGCCATGGGTTTTACCTGGTCTGAGTTAGCAAAAGCGATAGATAAGAGTAAAGAATGGACAACGGCGGCTTTATTAGGGCAAATGACATTAACGAAAGAGCAAGCCGAGACACTTGGTACGATGCTTAATTTGCCTGTTGATGCGACGACCCAATTACAAGTAGTTCCTTATAAGGGCTCCTTACCTACAGCCGTTCCAACAGACCCTTTAATTTATCGTTTTTATGAACTAGTTAATGTGTACGGAACGACGTTTAAAGAACTGATACATGAGGAGTTTGGTGATGGAATTATGAGTGCTATTGATTTCAGCATGGATCTTAAACGTGAACCAGACCCATTGGGTGATCGTGTGAATATTGTAATGAGTGGGAAGTTTCTTCCGTATAAAAGTTACTAATCATTTAATTAATTTGTAAAACTGGAGTATATAAAATGTCATATTTAGAGCCGAGTGAATTCGTTACAAAAATGGTGGATTCTGGTGAATCCAAAGTGTATATGTCGACAAAAGATACGTTTATTCGTGCTTTTATGGCCGGTGCTATTCTTGGGCTTGCCGCCATTTTCGCCATTACGGTTGCTGTGAAAACGGGGTCTCCATTAATTGGTGCTATTTTGTTCCCTGTGGGTTTTATCATGCTGTACTTAATGAAGTTTGATCTATTAACAGGGGTATTTACCTTAGTGCCATTAGCATTAATTGATAAGAGGCCAGGTGTCACCATCGGTCAAGTATTTAGAAACTGGGGGCTTGTGTTTATTGGTAACTTTGCAGGAGCGCTCACAACAGCGTTTATGATGTCGTTTATCTTAACCTACGGCTACAGTGTCGATGGAGGCGCTATTGCTGCCAAAGTCAGTACGATTGGTGAGTCTAGAACGTTAGGCTATAAAACACACGGTGTTGATGGCTGGTTTACGATTTTTATTCGCGGCATGTTATGTAACTGGATGGTTTCAATGGGTGTGGTTGGTGCAATGATTTCGACTTCTGCTACCAGTAAAATGTTAGCGATGTGGATGCCTGTTATGCTGTTCTTCTTTATGGGTTTTGAACACTCAATTGTTAATATGTTCCTGTTCCCATTTTCAATGATTATGGGTGGGGAGTTTACGTTTGTTGACTATTTAGTTTGGAATGAGCTGCCAACAGTACTTGGCAACCTAGCTGGTGGTTTGTGCTTGGTAGGGCTTCCACTATACTTCACTCATGTTAGAACCAGTCCAAATCGTTCTATATAATCATTTCCATTAAACAACTGATGGACCAAGGCCAGCCTAAGCTTAGGCTGGCCTTTATTTAAAATGACAAATCGATTAAACATATCCGTAGGTCAATATTCAGATAAAGGTAAAAAGGATATAAACCAAGACTTTCATGGTGTTTATATTCCTGATGAGCCGATGCTAACATCTAAGGGCATAGCGGTTGTTTTATCCGATGGTATCAGTAGTAGTGATGTAAGCCATATTGCCAGTGAATCATCGGTGAGTGGTTTTATCTCGGATTATTATTGCACCTCCGAGACTTGGTCTGTTAAACAATCAGCTGAACGGGTGCTAAGGGCTACCAACTCTTGGCTATACGCCCAAAGCCAACAAAGTACACACCGGTTTAATAAAGATCGTGGTTATGTGTGCACGTGCAGTGCCATGGTTATTAAGTCAAGAACAGCACACATTTTTCATGTTGGAGACAGCCGAGTATATCGCCTGAATGATCAGTCGTTAGAACAGCTTACCAACGATCATAGATTATGGGTAGCAGAGGGTAAAAGTTACCTTAGCCGAGCAATGGGGGTTAAGCAACAACTCGATATTGATTATCAAAGCATGGCTGTGGCAGAAGGTGATATATTCTTTTTGGCAACAGACGGGGTGTATGAGTTTGTTAATGATGCGTTTATCGTTAATACAATAAATGAGCACGCCGATCAATTAGATGAGGCGGCAAAGCTTATTGTTAATACAGCATATGAACAAGGTAGCGATGATAATTTAACGGCGCAAATTATTCGTATTGATGCACTACCAGATCATGAGACAAGTGAGCTTTACCAACACATTACTGAGCTTCCATTTGCCCCGTTATTAGATGCTCGCATGACAATGGATGGGTATAGAATTATTCGCGCTATTCATCAAAGTAGTCGTAGTCACGTTTATTTAGCGCTTGATGACGACACTGGAGAGCAGGTTGTTATTAAAACGCCCTCCGTTGATCTAAGAGATGATTCTGCTTATCTAGAGCGTTTTACAATGGAAGAGTGGATTGCCAGACGTATCAATAATGCACATGTGCTGAAACCCTGTAAACAGAGTCGCAAACGAAACTACTTGTATCTAACAATGGAGTTTATTGAAGGGCAGACTTTAAAACAATGGATGATAGATAATCCTACGCCTGATTTAGAAACAGTACGCGGCATTATTGAGCAGGTTGCTAAAGGCTTACGGGCTTTTCACCGATTGGAGATGCTGCATCAAGATTTAAGACCAGACAACATCATGATCGATTCAACAGGGACGGTGAAGATTATTGATTTTGGTTCGACACGGGTGGCTGGCATCATGGACATATCAAGTTCAAGGCAGCAAGACGACATACTCGGCACTGCTCAGTATACTGCCCCAGAATATTTCCTTGGACAAAGCGGTACAAGCCGTTCAGACCTATTCTCTTTAGGTGTTATTACGTATCAGATGTTAACAGGTCGATTACCTTATGGCGTGGATGTGGCGAGGTGTAAAAGCAAGTCGGCGCAAAATAAATTGAATTATAAAACGGTGCTCGATGATGAAAGAGAGATTCCAGTATGGTTTGACGATGTGTTAAAAAAGGCAGTGCATCCTGATCCTTATAAGCGATATGGGGAGCTATCAGAGTTTATTTTTGACCTGCGACAACCAAATAAAGAGTTTATAAATAAAACTCGTCCACCTTTGATGGAGCGTGACCCTGTGCTTTTTTGGAAGAGCACCACGTTAATGTTAACGATCTTGGTTTTATATTTACTTAGCCAATAACGGGTTTTATGTTTATTGGTATAGGCTAAATCAAAGGGGAGCCTCCGAACCATGTTTGATGAAAGTACATAACGGCAAAGAATATGGCGGTACCTGCTAGTGCTGCCCAGATATTAAGTTCGCTCAAAACAAGTTTATTACGTTTGTTTAAAATAGCTACAAAAGGAATATAGGATGTTTGTTCGGTAAATTTAACCCAAGACTCACCATACCGGGCCTTGTATTTACGGTCTAAATTCATAGGCGCAATAAGCCCTTCAAATGCAATCGTTCCAAACAGAAGGTGGGAGGCCCAATCGCCGTTGACAATAAAATGAGCGAAGCCCCATAATCCTAACCCAATAAGTCCTGCATGCCGTGTGATGCGTACCATGCCACGGGTTGTGACTTGGTCGGGTGGAACAAGCCCCATTAAGGTTGGGTTTTTATCAAAAACACTCATTGGTAATAACAAAAAGGCAAAGAAGGTGAGCCCAATGCTGACTGGTTTTAAGGCTTCAGCTGTTCCCCAAGTGGCAATATAAGGAGCGCTTTGATAGGCGAACCCCATCCAAGCTAAAGCAATAAATATACTCAGCGAGAATAAGACCTTAAAGACGGTTTCGCCAAGAATGTTAACAATGTGAGCACGCAAGGGGCTGCCAGAAATAATCCAGTGCATGCCAAGAAAAAAAAGACAAGCCGCGGTTAGTGAGTTCATGGGTTGTTCCTCCAACTAGTTATTAGCGCCCTTTTTAGCTATGGGGCTGTTATTCGAACTAGCATAAAGCATACTTAAAATTTTGCGAAGCGTCGTGTATTTATGTAATTGTTAATTCAAAAAGCTAGTTTTTTTGGCATGAGAGGATGTAGATCAAGAAAACGCTAGTGATATAGGGTCGCTAAGATGATAGCGCAAAGCGTTATCGTTATGAATACATGGATTTACTTTATGAGCAAAAGGGCTGCATTGGAGAATAAGCTTAATAGCGCGACTGCCTTCCAGAAGGCGAGAGGGTTTCGTTCAACTAAGGGTGTGTGAACGGCAGTGGTGAATAATTTATTTGGGTGTGAGAGGTCGTGAATAAATTCTGATATTTCCTCGTATCGATTTGAAGGTTTTTTGTTGACGATTTTTCTGATTGCACCATCAATCCAAAGTGGAATGTCCGTATCGATTTCTAATATTGGAATATAGTGCAATTTACTAAGTGCTTTTTCACCGTATTTTTCCCCAAAAGGGAGTTTTCCTGTCAGCATTTCGTAGGTAATAACGCCTAAAGAGAAAGCGTCTGAACGGTAGCTAGCGGGCTGACCTAATAGGTATTCTGGTGCTGTGTAGTGTTGAGTTCCCAATAAATTTAAACGTTGAATGGGAGATGCTATTTCTTCTACACCGGCAACTTTTGTAGAGCCGAAGTCTATTATTTTAACGGTGCCTTGGGTATCGATAATGATGTTTTCTGGTTTGAGGTCTTGGTGAATCATTTCCTTTTTATGAAAAGCTCTGAGGCCTCGAGCAATTTGCCTAACGATGCCTCTAACATCGTGCAAGCTGGGTTGGGGGTTGTCACTCATCCAATGCCTGAGTGTTTGTCCTTCGATGTATTCGGTGACGTAATAAAGAAAGCGACGTGTCTTTGTTTGTTCAATAATTTTTAGAACATGATTGTTATCAATTCGGCGGCCAATCCACTCTTCTTGCACAAACATATCTAAAAATGTAGGGTCAT from Cycloclasticus pugetii PS-1 includes:
- a CDS encoding Na(+)/H(+) antiporter subunit D is translated as MMWISNLPPFIPFFIAAILVLVTRGQVRNIILLATPVLGGLHLWLDVQPFVPMQASDTLVKATALSYPLTVFTYQLEFMRVDKLSLLFGYLFHIASFIAIVYALHVRDTTQQVAGLLYAGSALGAVFAGDLISLFIFWECLALSSVFLIWANRTDRAIQSGMRYLIFQVASGVLLLAGALVYYNEHASLAFDYIGLNGIGSWLIFLAFGIKCAFPFLHNWLTDAYPEATASGTVFLSAFSTKLAVYALARGYPGTELLIYIGAVMACFPIFYAVVENDLRRVLAYSMINQLGFMVVGVGIGTALALNGTVAHAFAHIIYKSLLFMSMGAVMYRVANIRGSDLGGLYKSMPWTATFCIIGAASISAFPLFSGFIAKSLIMVAVLKEGHEVVWLMLLFAAAGVFHHAGIKVPYFAFFHHDSGIRVKEAPINMLIAMGVAAFLCIFIGTQPQYLYALLPWKFDYWPYDLTHVLTQLQLLFFSALAFVWLNKKGLYPPELRSVNIDVEWTYRKLLPATAKASYKLLDQLNRVVVATLRQSWEGAQSAFQASRLSQYHLASSWPTGSMVLWIGVILGGYLLADIYFK
- the cynS gene encoding cyanase, translated to MTRNEVTELIILQKSAMGFTWSELAKAIDKSKEWTTAALLGQMTLTKEQAETLGTMLNLPVDATTQLQVVPYKGSLPTAVPTDPLIYRFYELVNVYGTTFKELIHEEFGDGIMSAIDFSMDLKREPDPLGDRVNIVMSGKFLPYKSY
- a CDS encoding formate/nitrite transporter family protein — encoded protein: MSYLEPSEFVTKMVDSGESKVYMSTKDTFIRAFMAGAILGLAAIFAITVAVKTGSPLIGAILFPVGFIMLYLMKFDLLTGVFTLVPLALIDKRPGVTIGQVFRNWGLVFIGNFAGALTTAFMMSFILTYGYSVDGGAIAAKVSTIGESRTLGYKTHGVDGWFTIFIRGMLCNWMVSMGVVGAMISTSATSKMLAMWMPVMLFFFMGFEHSIVNMFLFPFSMIMGGEFTFVDYLVWNELPTVLGNLAGGLCLVGLPLYFTHVRTSPNRSI
- a CDS encoding bifunctional protein-serine/threonine kinase/phosphatase, producing MTNRLNISVGQYSDKGKKDINQDFHGVYIPDEPMLTSKGIAVVLSDGISSSDVSHIASESSVSGFISDYYCTSETWSVKQSAERVLRATNSWLYAQSQQSTHRFNKDRGYVCTCSAMVIKSRTAHIFHVGDSRVYRLNDQSLEQLTNDHRLWVAEGKSYLSRAMGVKQQLDIDYQSMAVAEGDIFFLATDGVYEFVNDAFIVNTINEHADQLDEAAKLIVNTAYEQGSDDNLTAQIIRIDALPDHETSELYQHITELPFAPLLDARMTMDGYRIIRAIHQSSRSHVYLALDDDTGEQVVIKTPSVDLRDDSAYLERFTMEEWIARRINNAHVLKPCKQSRKRNYLYLTMEFIEGQTLKQWMIDNPTPDLETVRGIIEQVAKGLRAFHRLEMLHQDLRPDNIMIDSTGTVKIIDFGSTRVAGIMDISSSRQQDDILGTAQYTAPEYFLGQSGTSRSDLFSLGVITYQMLTGRLPYGVDVARCKSKSAQNKLNYKTVLDDEREIPVWFDDVLKKAVHPDPYKRYGELSEFIFDLRQPNKEFINKTRPPLMERDPVLFWKSTTLMLTILVLYLLSQ
- a CDS encoding NnrU family protein encodes the protein MNSLTAACLFFLGMHWIISGSPLRAHIVNILGETVFKVLFSLSIFIALAWMGFAYQSAPYIATWGTAEALKPVSIGLTFFAFLLLPMSVFDKNPTLMGLVPPDQVTTRGMVRITRHAGLIGLGLWGFAHFIVNGDWASHLLFGTIAFEGLIAPMNLDRKYKARYGESWVKFTEQTSYIPFVAILNKRNKLVLSELNIWAALAGTAIFFAVMYFHQTWFGGSPLI